One segment of Methylocella silvestris BL2 DNA contains the following:
- a CDS encoding 3-deoxy-D-manno-octulosonic acid transferase — protein sequence MLLSLYRACSAAFAPLAPLVLWWRVRLRGGRSRQDERRIAAERLGSPSAARPQGRLVWVAAATAIDATRLLPLIDRLAAAGFHVLVTTRDDEAAPPRLPPFALHQYAPLDVPKFAARFLASWRPDVALLDGAEFWPNLTRQMRRRGVPVALVDAHLSARAFALLSRAPKLARALLSGFEACLARSAADMERLRHLGAGYAQIVGDPAYDLSPEPADSAALALLSARIGARPVWAAFTADQAEADVVLDAHRKIAAKLPGVLTIIAPRRAKSAIEIALRASKLGLDARAATASAGDEALPAILILAGADAGTLYRAAGVVFLGRSLGDAISRSLGVASGGGGLNPIEAAKLGCAILRGPEVSDFADSYETLDRAGGCALVHDAESLAAEVTLLLFDAAELRAMGRAAAEEVERLSGASTRIMQALSPFLAQVFLRPGVEDEAES from the coding sequence ATGCTGCTTTCCCTCTATCGGGCCTGCAGCGCCGCCTTCGCACCGCTTGCTCCGCTTGTCCTGTGGTGGCGGGTTCGGCTTCGCGGCGGGCGGTCGCGCCAGGACGAGCGCAGGATCGCAGCCGAGCGTCTGGGCAGCCCGTCGGCGGCTCGTCCGCAAGGCCGGCTTGTCTGGGTCGCTGCGGCGACGGCAATTGACGCCACGCGCCTCCTGCCGCTGATCGACAGGCTGGCCGCGGCCGGATTCCATGTGCTGGTGACGACGCGGGATGACGAGGCCGCGCCGCCGCGGTTGCCCCCCTTCGCGCTGCATCAATATGCGCCGCTCGACGTTCCGAAATTCGCCGCCCGCTTTCTTGCGTCCTGGCGTCCCGACGTCGCTCTGCTGGACGGCGCCGAATTTTGGCCGAATCTGACGCGGCAAATGCGCCGGCGCGGCGTTCCGGTCGCGCTCGTCGACGCGCATCTGTCGGCTCGCGCGTTTGCCCTTTTAAGCCGAGCGCCAAAACTGGCGCGCGCTCTTCTTTCCGGATTTGAGGCCTGTCTCGCGCGCAGCGCCGCCGACATGGAGCGGCTGCGGCATTTGGGCGCCGGCTATGCGCAAATTGTCGGCGACCCGGCCTATGATCTTTCGCCGGAACCTGCCGACAGCGCGGCGCTCGCGCTGCTCTCGGCGCGCATTGGCGCGCGGCCGGTGTGGGCGGCTTTCACGGCCGATCAGGCGGAGGCTGACGTCGTTCTCGACGCGCATCGCAAGATCGCGGCGAAACTGCCGGGCGTCCTGACCATCATCGCGCCGCGGCGGGCGAAAAGCGCCATCGAGATCGCCCTGCGTGCAAGCAAGCTTGGATTGGACGCGCGGGCTGCGACGGCCAGCGCCGGCGACGAAGCTTTGCCCGCGATCTTGATCCTCGCGGGGGCGGACGCCGGGACGCTGTATCGCGCGGCGGGAGTCGTCTTCCTCGGTCGATCGCTGGGCGACGCGATAAGCCGGTCGCTCGGCGTCGCCTCGGGGGGAGGCGGCCTCAATCCGATCGAGGCGGCGAAGCTCGGCTGCGCGATCCTGCGCGGGCCCGAGGTTTCCGATTTTGCGGACAGCTATGAGACGCTCGATCGGGCCGGCGGCTGCGCGCTGGTTCATGACGCGGAATCGCTCGCGGCGGAGGTTACCCTGCTGCTCTTCGACGCCGCCGAACTTCGGGCGATGGGCCGCGCCGCGGCCGAAGAGGTCGAGCGCCTGTCAGGCGCCTCGACACGGATCATGCAGGCGCTGTCGCCATTCCTGGCGCAGGTTTTCCTGAGGCCGGGCGTGGAGGACGAGGCCGAGAGCTGA
- a CDS encoding DUF2093 domain-containing protein, protein MNRYERRPVAAGEAEVEYLDGEFRILRPGAFVRCAATGAAIRIEELRYWNVDLQEPYASPEAKLLRLKMAAKG, encoded by the coding sequence ATGAACCGTTATGAACGCCGCCCCGTGGCCGCCGGGGAAGCCGAGGTCGAATATCTCGATGGCGAGTTTCGCATTCTGCGGCCGGGCGCTTTCGTGCGTTGCGCGGCGACCGGCGCTGCGATCCGCATCGAGGAGCTGCGCTACTGGAACGTCGATCTGCAGGAGCCTTACGCCAGCCCCGAGGCGAAACTGCTGAGGCTGAAAATGGCGGCCAAGGGCTAA